A part of Anabas testudineus chromosome 9, fAnaTes1.2, whole genome shotgun sequence genomic DNA contains:
- the LOC113150234 gene encoding nuclear factor 7, brain-like — translation MAEKIAFVESFLSCHVCSETFRDPVSLSCNHSFCSNCLQQFWEQAKNKNCPICKRKSSKDRPSINFSLKELADSFTKTEKNSSSETEKEKMKKEEVVCEKHPEITYWFCKDEDRAVCPVCEFSLHHTYKVVPVEQAVSDLKEQLKSDLKSLQDKRNKYKQVEKTYNDMIEHSKKQLLSTEQQIRAEFNKLQQFLKEEEESRLAALREEEEQKGKTISREMKRIEEQISSLSDSICAVEEELHKHNVPFLSSYKATQTRARAQSSLSDPQLLSGALIDVAKHLGNLSFRVWENMKDKVHFSPVILDPNTASGWLHLSDDLTGVRQGDTKQQLPDNPERNTKYFTVFGSEGFSSGKHSWEVEVGDHPRWFVGLAKESVDRKGERYASPEYGFWCLVHHSGKYTDGSHETVTVKTSLQKIRVQLDYDRGEVSFYDPEDMTHIYTHRETFTEKLFPYFNIGKAGDAKTTDIKICSNEISL, via the coding sequence atggCTGAGAAGATTGCTTTTGTTGAAAGTTTCCTGAGCTGCCATGTGTGTTCAGAGACTTTCAGAGatcctgtgtctctgagctgtaacCACAGCTTCTGTTCAAACTGCCTGCAACAATTCTGGGaacaagctaaaaacaaaaactgtcccATTTGTAAAAGGAAATCATCAAAAGATCGTCCATCCATTAACTTTTCTCTCAAAGAACTAGCTGACTCATTTACTAAGACAGAGAAGAATAGTTcctctgaaacagaaaaagagaaaatgaagaaagaggaggtggtGTGTGAGAAACATCCAGAAATCACATATTGGTTCTGTAAGGATGAAGATAGAGCTGTTTGTCCTGTCTGTGAGTTTTCTCTGCACCACACTTACAAAGTGGTTCCTGTAGAACAAGCAGTCAGTGACctgaaggagcagctgaaaTCAGACTTAAAGTCTCTACAGGACAAGaggaacaaatacaaacaagtggagaaaaCCTACAATGACATGATTGAACACTCCAAGAAGCAGCTGTTGtcaacagagcagcagatcagagcAGAGTTCAACAAGCTCCAGCAGTtcctgaaagaggaagaggagtccaGACTGGCagctctgagggaggaagaggagcagaaggggAAGACtatcagcagagagatgaagaggattGAGGAGcagatctcctctctgtcagacagtatctgtgctgttgaagaagagctgcacaaacacaacgtGCCATTCCTCAGCAGTTATAAAGCCACTCAGACCAGAGCCAGAGCCCAGAGCTCACTGTCAgatccacagctgctctcaggAGCACTGATAGATGTGGCCAAACACCTGGGCAACCTGTCCTTCAGAGTCTGGGAGAACATGAAGGACAAGGTCCACTTCAGTCCTGTCATTCTGGACCCAAACACTGCAAGTGGATGGCTCCATCTGTCTGATGATCTGACCGGTGTGAGACAAGgagacacaaaacagcagcttcctgataatccagagagaaacactaagtatttcactgtttttggCTCTGAGGGCTTCAGCTCAGGGAAACACAgctgggaggtggaggtgggagatCATCCTCGCTGGTTTGTGGGTTTGGCTAAAGAGTCAGTTGACAGGAAGGGAGAGCGTTATGCTTCACCAGAATATGGATTCTGGTGTTTAGTGCATCACAGTGGAAAATACACTGATGGTTCTCATGaaactgtgacagtgaagaCGAGTCTCCAGAAGATTAGAGTCCAGCTGGACTATGACAGGGGGGAAGTGTCATTCTATGACCCTGAAGACATGACTCACATCTACACTCACAGAGAAACTTTCACTGAGAAACTCTTCCCATATTTCAATATTGGAAAAGCTGGTGATGCCAAAACCACTGATATCAAAATCTGTTCCAATGAGATTTCTCTGTGA
- the si:dkey-174n20.1 gene encoding retinol dehydrogenase 14, translated as MYFLYTIITSLVSFFILKWMKKRRYCTDVKRLDGKTVLITGGNSGTGKETAVALAMRGARVIIACRDPGKAEKAVREIKFRSHSLNVLHMELDLANLQSVREFCRSFLQREKRLDILVNNAAMPSVLDWTDDGFSMCFGVNHLGHFLLTNLLLPRLKECAPSRVVTLTCSNYKYQKLDFQDLNYNLLPFFTYCRSKLANIYFSQELARITEGKGVTSYSVHPGFVQSAWTCHYSILFRMLMQVIMWMFFLPCEIGAQTVIYCAVSDEAAKHSGGYFVDCRPATLRPFARDAGVAKKLWEASERFVKLA; from the exons ATGTATTTTCTCTATACAATAATTACATCtctagtttctttttttattttaaaatggatgAAAAAGAGGAGGTATTGCACCGACGTGAAAAGACTTGATGGCAAAACTGTTCTAATTACAG gtggGAATTCTGGCACTGGTAAAGAAACAGCTGTCGCCTTGGCAATGAGAGGTGCGCGTGTCATCATTGCTTGTAGAGACCCGGGCAAGGCTGAAAAGGCTGTGAGGGAGATCAAGTTCAGGAGTCACAGTCTAAACGTCCTTCACATGGAGCTGGATCTGGCCAACCTGCAGTCTGTACGGGAATTCTGTAGGAGCTTCCtccagagagagaagaggctcGACATCCTGGTTAATAATGCAG CCATGCCCAGTGTCCTTGACTGGACAGATGACGGCTTCAGCATGTGTTTTGGCGTCAACCACTTGGGTCACTTCCTTCTAACCAATCTACTTCTGCCTCGTCTGAAGGAATGTGCCCCAAGCAGAGTGGTCACCCTCACGTGTTCCAACTACAAATACCAGAAACTGGATTTCCAGGACCTCAATTATAACCTGCTGCCCTTCTTCACCTATTGCCGCAGCAAGCTGGCCAACATCTATTTCAGCCAGGAACTAGCCCGTATCACAGAGGGGAAAGGAGTGACCTCTTATTCCGTTCACCCTG GTTTTGTTCAAAGTGCGTGGACATGCCACTACTCCATCCTGTTTCGGATGCTTATGCAGGTGAtcatgtggatgttttttttgcCATGTGAGATCGGAGCTCAGACTGTCATCTACTGTGCTGTGTCAGATGAAGCTGCCAAACACAGCGGTGGTTACTTTGTTGACTGCCGACCTGCCACTCTGCGTCCTTTCGCAAGAGACGCAGGCGTAGCAAAAAAACTGTGGGAAGCCAGTGAGAGGTTTGTGAAACTGGCCTAA
- the LOC113150235 gene encoding tripartite motif-containing protein 35-like: protein MAERALFERYLSCHVCSETFRDPVSLSCKHSFCSSCLQQFWKDAKIKDCPVCKRKSSKDRPSINLSLKELADSFTKRKNNSSCETEIEKKKKKKEEVVCETHPEITCWFCEDEDRAVCPVCEFSLHHTHKVVPVEQAVSDLKEQLKSDLKSLKNKRNKYKQVEKTYNDMIEHSKKQLLSTEQQIRAEFNKLQQFLKEEEESRLAALREEEEQKGKTISREMKRIEEQISSLSDSICAVEEELHKHNVSFLSSYKATQTRARAQSSLSDPQLLSGALIDVAKHLGNLSFRVWENMKDKVHFSPVILDPNTASGWLHLSDDMTSVRQGDTKQQLPDNPERNMKYTTVFGSESFSSGKHSWEVEVGDHPRWIVGLVKESVDKKVESISPEYGIWCLSHDSGEYTDVVCETVTVKKSLKRIRVQLDYDRGEVSFYDPENKTQICTHRETFIENIFPYFSLGEAGNSKTSKIKICPSEICL from the coding sequence atgGCTGAGAGAGCTCTTTTTGAACGTTACCTGAGCTGCCATGTGTGTTCAGAGACTTTCAGAGAccctgtgtctctgagctgtaaacacagcttCTGTTCAAGCTGCCTGCAACAATTCTGGAAAGACGCTAAAATCAAAGACTGTCCCGTTTGTAAAAGGAAATCATCAAAAGATCGTCCATCCATTAACCTTTCTCTCAAAGAACTAGCTGACTCCTTCACTAAGAGGAAGAATAATAGTTCATGtgagacagaaatagagaaaaagaaaaagaagaaagaggaggtggtGTGTGAGACACATCCAGAAATCACATGTTGGTTCTGTGAGGATGAAGATAGAGCTGTTTGTCCTGTCTGTGAGTTTTCTCTGCACCACACTCACAAAGTGGTTCCTGTAGAACAAGCAGTCAGTGACctgaaggagcagctgaaaTCAGACTTAAAGTCTCTAAAGAACAAGaggaacaaatacaaacaagtggagaaaaCCTACAATGACATGATTGAACACTCCAAGAAGCAGCTGttgtccacagagcagcagatcagagcAGAGTTCAACAAGCTCCAGCAGTtcctgaaagaggaagaggagtccaGACTGGCagctctgagggaggaagaggagcagaaggggAAGACtatcagcagagagatgaagaggattGAGGAGcagatctcctctctgtcagacagtatctgtgctgttgaagaagagctgcacaaacacaacgtGTCATTCCTCAGCAGTTATAAAGCCACTCAGACCAGAGCCAGAGCCCAGAGCTCACTGTCAgatccacagctgctctcaggAGCACTGATAGATGTGGCCAAACACCTGGGCAACCTGTCCTTCAGAGTTTGGGAGAACATGAAGGACAAGGTCCACTTCAGTCCTGTCATTCTGGACCCAAACACTGCAAGTGGATGGCTCCATCTGTCTGATGATATGACCAGTGTGAGACAAGgagacacaaaacagcagcttcctgatAATCCAGAGAGAAACATGAAGTATACGACTGTTTTTGGCTCTGAGAGCTTCAGCTCAGGGAAACACAgctgggaggtggaggtgggagatCATCCTCGCTGGATTGTGGGTTTGGTTAAAGAGTCAGTTGACAAGAAAGTAGAATCAATTTCACCAGAATATGGAATCTGGTGTTTGTCACATGACAGTGGAGAATACACTGATGTTGTTTGTGaaactgtgacagtgaagaagagtCTAAAGAGGATCAGAGTCCAGCTGGACTATGACAGGGGGGAGGTGTCCTTCTATGATCCTGAAAACAAGACTCAAATCTGCACTCATAGAGAAACTTTTATTGAGAACATCTTCCCATATTTCAGTCTTGGAGAAGCTGGTAATTCCAAAACCAGCAAAATCAAAATCTGTCCCAGTGAGATTTGTCTGTGA